From the genome of Aspergillus fumigatus Af293 chromosome 1, whole genome shotgun sequence, one region includes:
- a CDS encoding DNA-directed RNA polymerase core subunit RPO26 encodes MSDYGDHDAEETYDYEPAEEVFDENEPEDFINPEDLEGAEGGADGYGDDHYTPAVNGDRIVVSGDPSAGYSGKVVEQARAKKIPNEERKTTPYMTKYERARVLGTRALQISMNAPVLVDLEGETDPLQIAIKELNQKKIPLIVRRYLPDGTYEDWTCEELL; translated from the exons ATGTCTGACTACGGTGATCACGACGCTGAGGAAAC CTACGACTACGAGCCCGCGGAGGAGGTGTTCGACGAAAATGAGCCCGAAGACTTCATAAATCCCGAGGATCTTGAAGGTGCCGAGGGAGGCGCCGATGGCTACGGTGATGATCATTATACGCCGGCAGTCAATGGTGACCGTATCGTTGTCTCTGGAGATCCCAGTGCGGGATACTCGGGCAAGGTGGTGGAACAAGCACGGGCGAAGAAAATCCCCAATGAAGAGCGCAAGACAACTCCGTACATGACCAAATACGAAAGGGCTCGAGTTCTGGGTACCAGAGCTTTGCAGATCAG TATGAATGCTCCCGTGCTTGTAGATCTTGAGGGAGAGACAGATCCTTTGCAGATCgccatcaaggagctgaaccagaagaagatcccACTCATTGTGAGGAGATATCTGCCGGATGGAAC GTACGAGGACTGGACTTGTGAAGAGCTACTCTAG
- a CDS encoding MCT family MFS transporter, with product MRAHAGEKAVAPSVNSNNDESNMRTPEQQPEEKNLEEPTFDTGALAWLQVLGSFFLFFNSWGVINTWGAFQTFYEQNLLSNVSSSSIAWIGSLQSFLLMLFGVVTGPLFDAGYFRALVIFGTFVLPFGLMMASISSQYWHLILGQGVCIGLAAGCLFVPSVAILPQYFKQKRGLANGLAASGSSIGGVVYPIMFNKLQDQIGFAWATRALGFVAFGTCCVSLSLMRMRFLPTEKRKLVQLSAFKDPAFVMFAVAMFLGFLGFYNFLFYVQSYAIDTGIVDANLGFYLLSMLNAGSTVGRIFPNFVADHTGPLNMLTPAVTVTAVLAFAWIGVHNVPGIIVLSVLYGLFSGGFVSLPPVVMVTLTKDIRDLGTRLGMIFATTSIGLLIGTPIGGAILSNTHNYLGVQLFTACCIITAAAIFAALRFSRTGPRLLVRA from the exons ATGAGGGCACATGCGGGGGAGAAGGCCGTTGCGCCCTCGGTGAACAGCAACAACGATGAGAGCAACATGCGCACACCAGAACAGCagccagaagagaaaaaCCTAGAAGAGCCAACCTTCGACACAGGTGCCCTGGCATGGCTGCAGGTCCTTGGATCattcttcctattcttcaACTCCTG GGGTGTGATCAATACATGGGGCGCTTTCCAGACTTTCTATGAACAAAATCTTCTCTCGAATGtttcgtcatcatccattGCCTGGATTGGATCTCTGCAATCGTTTCTTCTGATGCTCTTTGGAGTAGTGACCGGCCCGTTGTTCGATGCAGGATACTTTCGAGCTCTCGTCATATTTGGCACCTTCGTGCTCCCATTTGGCTTGATGATGGCCAGTATTTCTTCACAGTATTGGCACTTGATCCTCGGTCAAGGAGTCTGTATCGGCCTGGCTGCTGGATGCCTGTTCGTTCCCTCGGTTGCTATTCTGCCTCAGTACTTCAAGCAGAAGCGAGGTTTAGCCAACGGACTGGCGGCGTCAGGCAGCAGTATTGGGGGCGTGGTCTATCCGATAATGTTCAATAAGCTACAGGACCAAATTGGGTTTGCGTGGGCGACTCGCGCACTGGGCTTCGTAGCTTTCGGAACCTGCTGTGTCTCCCTATCTCTCATGCGCATGCGATTTCTGCCTACCGAGAAACGCAAGTTGGTCCAGCTGTCTGCCTTTAAAGACCCAGCATTCGTGATGTTTGCCGTTGCCATGTTTCTGGGCTTCCTGGGCTTCTATAACTTCCTATTTTACGTGCAGTCCTATGCCATCGACACCGGAATCGTCGATGCAAATCTGGGGTTCTATCTACTCTCCATGCTCAATGCGGGCTCTACCGTGGGGCGAATCTTTCCCAACTTCGTTGCTGATCACACCGGCCCACTTAACATGCTGACGCCAGCTGTCACAGTTACGGCAGTTCTGGCCTTTGCCTGGATTGGTGTGCACAATGTGCCCGGCATCATTGTTCTCTCCGTCCTGTACGGTCTCTTCTCCGGTGGGTTTGTCTCACTCCCGCCGGTAGTCATGGTCACGTTGACGAAAGATATCCGCGACCTGGGTACTCGTCTGGGCATGATTTTTGCCACGACCTCAATCGGCTTGCTGATCGGAACACCAATTGGTGGAGCTATCTTGAG